One window of the Gymnogyps californianus isolate 813 chromosome 13, ASM1813914v2, whole genome shotgun sequence genome contains the following:
- the VHL gene encoding von Hippel-Lindau disease tumor suppressor → MSPPGPGPEGGGPCLRSANTRELSEVVFNNRSPRSVLPIWVDFEGRPRYYPVLQPRTGRIMHSYRGHLWLFRDAGTNDGLLVNQQELFIAAPNVNKADITLPVFTLKERCLQVVRSLVKPMDYRKLDIVRSLYEELEDHPDIRKDLQRLSLERSETLRNGILE, encoded by the exons ATGTCGCcaccgggaccgggaccggaGGGCGGTGGGCCGTGCCTGCGTTCCGCTAACACGCGCGAACTCTCCGAGGTCGTTTTCAACAACCGTAGCCCCCGTTCCGTCCTCCCGATCTGGGTGGATTTTGAGGGCAGGCCGCGTTACTACCCGGTTCTACAGCCTCGCACCGGGAGGATCATGCACAGTTACCGGG GTCACCTCTGGCTGTTCCGGGACGCGGGGACAAACGATGGACTCCTTGTCAACCAGCAGGAGCTGTTTATAGCGGCTCCCAACGTGAATAAAGCAGACATCACGCTGCCAG TGTTCACCCTGAAAGAGAGATGTCTCCAGGTTGTTCGCAGTCTGGTCAAACCGATGGACTACAGGAAACTGGACATTGTTCGATCGTTATATGAAGAGCTGGAAGATCATCCTGATATTAGGAAGGATCTTCAGCGGCTTTCTCTGGAGAGAAGTGAAACATTGAGGAATGGAATTCTGGAATAA